From the Papaver somniferum cultivar HN1 chromosome 2, ASM357369v1, whole genome shotgun sequence genome, the window TTACGCTTCGCACGATCAAAAACATGTAATTTTGCTGTTGGTGGTGGTGTCTCCCTTTTTACGAGCTGGCCTCAACTTCGTGTTTTCTCCTTAACTGAAATATTACTGTCTGAAGGAGGAGTAACGACTGTTCAAAGGGAGATATCTGTACCAGGAGATTTTAAAATAGGACTCGTTTTTGGAGCTGTCAATGGATTGATTTCTATAATAGAACCCAACACATATTTTGTTTCTGTGTTTAATCCGAGCACCAGACAGTCAACACCTTGGATAAAATCCATGATTAAACAACAACATGAAGATTTATGTGAGGAAATACAAGTAATAGATGAAGATGGTAATTATGTAACTCACAAGATTGAATACAGTCATGGACGATGGTTTTACTTTGGGTATGATCCTTCCGCTAAGGAACACAAAGTGGTTATTATCTGGATCAAGCATGTATTCCACCGGCACAAACTTTTACGTTCTGAAACTGTATGCGAGGTCATGACAGTTGACGGCagacaacacaacaacaatcTATTATGGAGAAGGCTTGATGAAAAGCTCTCGCTCCCGCCGGCAATTACACCATACGACTTCTCATCATCCCTTTACACAAATGGTTGCATTTCTTGGCTGCGGAAGGCTCGCCCAGATTTTGGTAGGGTATCTTTGGTCGTCGAATTTAATGTCGGGAGCGAAAAGTTTAGAGTAATTTCACTTCCCAATTACATCATTGAAGAAATTCGTTCTCCTTTTGGTTGTCAGTTGATACAAATCGATGGTCGTCTAGCTGTGTAGCTTTGAAGTTAAGTCGGGATGCCTGTGGAGAGCGTCCTAATACTACGATAAATAACAACACATCAACG encodes:
- the LOC113351855 gene encoding putative F-box protein At5g52610; amino-acid sequence: MKQYTSKFPPPPVTGCSSHPVMGNELLLCERLTRVPVKPLMRFKCVCKGWHSLIHTDRNFIDLRFARSKTCNFAVGGGVSLFTSWPQLRVFSLTEILLSEGGVTTVQREISVPGDFKIGLVFGAVNGLISIIEPNTYFVSVFNPSTRQSTPWIKSMIKQQHEDLCEEIQVIDEDGNYVTHKIEYSHGRWFYFGYDPSAKEHKVVIIWIKHVFHRHKLLRSETVCEVMTVDGRQHNNNLLWRRLDEKLSLPPAITPYDFSSSLYTNGCISWLRKARPDFGRVSLVVEFNVGSEKFRVISLPNYIIEEIRSPFGCQLIQIDGRLAV